A DNA window from Cydia pomonella isolate Wapato2018A chromosome 18, ilCydPomo1, whole genome shotgun sequence contains the following coding sequences:
- the LOC133527602 gene encoding cilia- and flagella-associated protein 20-like produces MFKNTYQSGLLSIFYSCGSNPLAIWDSEVQNGHIKRLTDNEVNSIVLEIVSTNVATTFITCPKNNQVLGIKLPFLVIIVKNLKRYFSFEITVLDDNNMRRRFRISNFQSTTKIKPFCTSMPIGLSGGWNQIQFNLADFTKRAYGTQFIETLRVQVHANARLRRIYFSDRLYTEEELPQDYKLYLPLERKQKKDKKDAKDAAAPAPAAAPAPAAAPAAPVIEAPTPEPPKSEAPPTPTETQPEAAPEPQAEAPAAEPEPAAEPAETPAESAPESTAGTPSEPASEPAEVTEGEESAAETPAPED; encoded by the coding sequence atgtttaaaaatacttatcaGAGCGGActattatcaatattttacagTTGTGGCTCTAATCCTCTTGCGATATGGGACAGCGAAGTCCAGAATGGGCACATCAAACGGCTCACCGACAACGAAGTCAATTCCATTGTCCTCGAAATCGTAAGCACGAACGTCGCGACTACTTTCATCACTTGCCCAAAGAATAATCAAGTTTTGGGAATAAAACTACCTTTTCTCGTCATAATAGTGAAAAATCTAAAACGGTATTTCTCTTTCGAAATAACTGTTCTCGATGACAATAATATGCGGCGACGGTTCAGAATATCTAATTTCCAGTCAACTACAAAAATCAAACCGTTTTGTACGAGCATGCCTATTGGATTGTCGGGGGGATGGAACCAGATACAGTTTAATTTGGCAGACTTTACAAAGAGAGCGTATGGCACGCAGTTTATTGAAACGCTCCGTGTCCAAGTGCATGCCAATGCTCGATTGCGCAGGATTTATTTCAGCGACCGCTTGTATACAGAAGAAGAGTTACCACAGGATTACAAACTATACTTGCCGCTCGAAAGAAAACAGAAGAAAGATAAAAAAGACGCGAAAGATGCTGCGGCTCCGGCTCCTGCCGCGGCCCCTGCTCCTGCCGCTGCCCCAGCTGCACCAGTTATTGAAGCGCCCACACCTGAACCGCCTAAATCTGAAGCTCCTCCTACACCGACCGAAACCCAGCCTGAAGCCGCACCCGAGCCACAAGCTGAGGCCCCGGCTGCGGAGCCAGAACCCGCCGCAGAACCGGCAGAAACTCCAGCAGAGAGCGCGCCGGAATCAACTGCGGGAACACCTTCAGAGCCCGCTTCAGAGCCTGCGGAGGTAACAGAAGGCGAGGAATCTGCTGCTGAAACCCCTGCCCCAGAGGATTAA
- the LOC133527601 gene encoding uncharacterized protein LOC133527601 yields the protein MFRSAYQRGFLTVFYSCGSKPLELWEVHMENGHVARLLDPDIKSMVLDIRGNNVSTAYITCPTNNRILGITMPFMIMVVKNLKKYFTFEVTILDDSGTRRRFRVSNFQSTTQILPMATAMPIGLADGWNQIQFNLSEFTRRAYNKAFVEVQKIKVNANIRLRRIYFAEKLTPEEDLPAEYRIFLPLPSKVGKGKKAEEGSKTNVIKPAPSKQMVTSQTKLKTTSRASIVELPPAAPPVEGSEPSAPVQAEVTPVVDEPVAAEVEAPTQEGEAAPEAVVAPVEESAPIEGEPAADLESQAAAEAQPEAAAAQEPAEDAPAEAAPVPAE from the coding sequence ATGTTCCGGTCGGCGTACCAACGCGGATTCCTAACTGTGTTCTATAGCTGCGGCTCGAAACCTCTAGAGTTATGGGAAGTCCATATGGAGAATGGCCATGTCGCAAGACTGCTAGACCCAGATATTAAGTCCATGGTGCTAGATATAAGAGGAAATAATGTAAGTACAGCGTATATAACATGTCCAACAAATAACAGAATTCTTGGAATAACAATGCCGTTCATGATTATGGTGGTAAAGAACTTGAAGAAATATTTCACTTTTGAAGTAACCATTTTGGACGACTCTGGGACAAGAAGAAGATTCCGGGTATCTAACTTTCAAAGTACTACACAGATATTGCCCATGGCTACCGCTATGCCTATCGGTCTTGCTGATGGTTGGAACCAGATCCAGTTCAACCTATCTGAATTCACCCGTCGTGCATATAACAAGGCGTTTGTTGAAGTACAAAAGATTAAAGTCAACGCCAATATACGTCTCAGGCGAATTTACTTTGCGGAAAAGTTGACTCCTGAAGAAGATTTGCCTGCTGAATACAGGATTTTCCTTCCCCTACCTAGTAAAGTAGGTAAAGGCAAAAAGGCTGAAGAAGGAAGTAAAACTAATGTAATTAAGCCTGCACCGTCTAAACAGATGGTGACATCTCAAACGAAGTTGAAAACAACGTCTCGGGCTAGCATTGTGGAGCTGCCTCCAGCGGCACCTCCCGTGGAAGGTAGTGAGCCATCAGCGCCGGTTCAGGCTGAGGTAACTCCTGTCGTAGATGAGCCTGTTGCAGCGGAGGTTGAAGCCCCTACTCAGGAGGGCGAAGCTGCTCCGGAAGCAGTTGTAGCGCCTGTGGAGGAATCAGCCCCTATTGAAGGTGAGCCCGCCGCAGACTTAGAATCTCAAGCAGCCGCAGAGGCACAGCCTGAGGCAGCTGCAGCCCAAGAACCGGCAGAAGACGCACCGGCCGAGGCAGCTCCTGTCCCGGCTGAATAA